The sequence below is a genomic window from Luteimonas sp. MC1825.
TCGCGCACGGCGACCACGCCCACGAATACACCGCCGAACTGGTGCCCGAAGGCAACCTGCCGCGCATCGCGCCGCGCCGCCTCGGCAGCGAACTGCGCTGGCAGGGCGCGCAGTGGCGGGCATCGCTGGGCGCGGTGCGTTACGCGCGCCAGGACCACGTTGCGCAGTTCGAGACCACGTCGCCCGGTTACACGCTGGTGCATGCCAGCGTCGCCTGGCACCGCGACGGCGCCAACGGCAACGCGATGGAACTCTTCGTCGACGGCCGCAACCTGCTGAACGAAGAAGCGCGCGTGCATACCTCGGTGCTCAAGGACCTCGCGCCGCTGGCCGGCCGCGGCGTGACCGCGGGCGTGCGCGTGTTCTTCTAGGCGGTCACGGCCGGCAACGGGCAGCGCGGGAGCGCGCCGTCAGGTCTCGCCCGCCGCGTCACCGCTGGCCAGGCACTGCGCACAGGTGCCATGCACTTCCAGCGTCTGCGCGCGCGGCCGGAAGCCGAGCGCCAGCGCGCGATCACGCAGTGCGCCGACCACCTGCAGGTCTTCGAGCTCGATCGCGGCATGGCAGCTGTCGCAGATCAGGAACGGCACCGAGTGCTGCGCCGTGCTGGGATGGTGGCAGGCCACGAACGCGTTCACCGACTGCAGCTTGTGGATGAAGCCGTTGGCGAGCAGGAAATCCAGCGCGCGGTAAACGGTGGGCGGCGCGGCGGCACCCGGGCCCTTGCCGTCGCGCACGCGATCAAGCAGGTCGTAGGCCTTGATGGGCTGCCCGGCCTCGGCGATCAGGCCAAGCACGTGGGCGCGGATCGGCGTCAGGCGCAGGCCGCGCTCACGGCACGCATCTTCGACCGCGGCCACGAAGGCCTTGCCATCGTGGACGTGGTGCGTGGGATGCGTACAGGCGTGAACGTGCTCGGACATGACCCCATGATGGTGGCCATGGCGCACCGACTCAAGCCGGCGCACCGAGAACGCGCTTTCAGCCGGTGCGTGCGATGGCGGCGTCGATGCGCTTCAGCGCTTCGTCGCGCCCCGCCAGGT
It includes:
- a CDS encoding transcriptional repressor; translated protein: MSEHVHACTHPTHHVHDGKAFVAAVEDACRERGLRLTPIRAHVLGLIAEAGQPIKAYDLLDRVRDGKGPGAAAPPTVYRALDFLLANGFIHKLQSVNAFVACHHPSTAQHSVPFLICDSCHAAIELEDLQVVGALRDRALALGFRPRAQTLEVHGTCAQCLASGDAAGET